The following proteins come from a genomic window of Alicyclobacillus dauci:
- a CDS encoding DEAD/DEAH box helicase family protein, whose protein sequence is MKINFDMLGGDNSADTVVNPREIFSVLPKKDPIYNYPRDVQTEVWNKWFEVRGNEYNVIKMNTGSGKTVVGLLILKSCLNEGKGPAVYVVPDPYLVSQVFEEAKKLGIEVTDDQESIRFKKGQAILVINVYKLFNGKSSFGVLENKIPIGSIIIDDAHACLDITESQFTMEIPYSTDVYTKLFTTFKGALAEQSDTGILELEAQSPTVNMLVPFWSWQDNIRDVTGILYEAYRIEEENFRKGTADKDYDSLRFSWQLLKNCLSQCSCIFGSDKIEISPKCVPILSIPSFVDCKRKIFMSATLADDSILVSHFNINADKIKFAITPESSDDIGDRMILIPQELNPDIKDEDIKDFLKEESKKHNVVVIVPSHYRSNFWKDSCDLVLTTSNLQEGITKLKNGHVGLVVMVNKYDGIDLAKEACEILVIDGLPDVRRKIDKIEQGILFGTDDSLSKVIQRIEQGMGRGIRSKDDYCVVFLMGRTLINHLYVDGAMDKFTPATKAQIKLSDQLAEQVRGASIGDLKDVINYSLLRNTSWISKSKGVLVHLKYDASFKVNQVIKKQREAFNAALIRDYHKSVQLINETVNETSELKTRGYLKQQLAEYLYFIDQQESHVTLKSAVNDNHLVLHPLEGIQYAKLQRFIGSQAVQASDFFMQKYNNNSNKFILGVNKLLEQLIFKPDSAPVFEEACKELAFYLGFSAQRPEAEYKKGPDVLWEVGNLEYLVIECKNGATAPTINKHDCNQLNGSIVWFEEKYDSSCRFTPVMIHPYTVFEYASSPNRYIRIINTEKLDLLKSRVHGFAKALAAHGSFGDTKKIDELLNTYSLKASTFVQEYTVGFTVR, encoded by the coding sequence GTGAAGATTAACTTCGATATGCTTGGCGGAGATAACTCTGCCGATACGGTTGTAAATCCTCGTGAGATTTTTAGTGTGTTACCTAAGAAAGATCCGATATATAACTATCCAAGGGATGTTCAGACTGAAGTATGGAATAAGTGGTTCGAAGTTAGGGGTAATGAGTACAACGTAATCAAAATGAATACTGGAAGTGGCAAGACGGTCGTTGGATTGCTCATCTTGAAAAGTTGTCTAAATGAAGGGAAAGGTCCCGCTGTATATGTAGTACCCGACCCATATCTCGTATCCCAAGTTTTCGAAGAGGCTAAAAAGTTAGGGATTGAGGTCACAGATGATCAAGAAAGCATTCGTTTTAAGAAGGGGCAAGCAATATTAGTTATCAATGTTTACAAGCTATTTAATGGCAAGTCGTCATTTGGGGTTCTCGAAAACAAGATCCCGATTGGCAGTATTATTATTGATGATGCCCATGCTTGTTTAGATATTACAGAATCGCAGTTCACAATGGAAATTCCTTATTCAACTGACGTCTACACAAAGCTGTTTACAACCTTCAAAGGGGCTTTAGCCGAGCAGTCAGATACAGGAATTTTGGAATTAGAGGCCCAAAGCCCGACTGTTAATATGTTAGTTCCATTCTGGTCTTGGCAAGACAACATCAGAGATGTGACAGGAATTTTGTATGAGGCATATAGAATTGAGGAAGAAAATTTTAGGAAAGGAACTGCGGACAAGGATTATGATTCACTGAGATTTTCGTGGCAATTACTTAAAAACTGCTTATCTCAGTGCAGTTGCATTTTCGGGAGCGACAAAATTGAAATTTCTCCCAAATGTGTGCCTATCCTATCGATACCGAGTTTTGTTGACTGTAAGAGAAAAATCTTTATGAGCGCTACGCTGGCAGATGATAGCATATTAGTTTCCCATTTTAATATCAATGCTGATAAGATAAAGTTTGCTATTACGCCTGAATCTTCAGATGATATTGGTGACAGAATGATCTTAATTCCCCAGGAGTTAAACCCTGATATAAAGGATGAGGACATCAAGGACTTTTTAAAGGAAGAGTCCAAAAAGCATAATGTTGTGGTAATTGTGCCTTCCCACTATCGTTCTAATTTCTGGAAAGACAGTTGTGATTTAGTCCTCACGACTTCAAACCTTCAAGAAGGCATCACTAAGCTGAAAAATGGGCATGTCGGACTTGTAGTAATGGTAAATAAATATGATGGAATTGATTTAGCCAAGGAAGCCTGCGAGATATTGGTCATTGACGGTTTACCAGACGTTCGAAGGAAGATCGATAAAATTGAGCAAGGCATCCTCTTTGGAACTGACGATAGCCTGTCAAAAGTTATCCAGAGAATTGAACAAGGAATGGGCAGAGGAATTCGTTCAAAGGATGATTACTGTGTTGTATTCTTGATGGGAAGAACTCTTATTAATCATCTTTATGTTGACGGTGCAATGGATAAATTCACTCCTGCTACTAAAGCTCAAATCAAACTTTCCGATCAACTTGCTGAACAGGTCAGGGGAGCAAGTATTGGAGACCTGAAGGATGTCATAAACTATAGCCTTTTGAGAAATACATCTTGGATTTCCAAGAGTAAAGGTGTGTTAGTGCATCTCAAGTATGATGCGTCCTTTAAAGTTAACCAAGTGATCAAAAAGCAACGTGAAGCATTTAATGCTGCGCTAATTAGGGACTACCATAAGTCAGTTCAACTAATTAACGAAACAGTAAATGAAACTTCAGAGTTAAAGACCAGAGGATATCTGAAACAGCAACTAGCTGAATATCTGTACTTCATTGATCAACAAGAATCCCATGTAACCTTGAAATCCGCAGTTAACGATAACCATCTTGTTCTTCATCCTTTAGAGGGTATTCAATATGCCAAATTACAACGATTCATTGGTAGTCAAGCTGTGCAGGCATCAGACTTCTTTATGCAAAAGTATAACAACAATTCGAACAAGTTTATCTTAGGCGTAAATAAGCTGTTGGAGCAGCTCATTTTTAAACCTGACTCGGCACCTGTGTTTGAAGAAGCATGTAAAGAACTTGCATTCTATTTGGGCTTTTCGGCTCAGAGACCAGAAGCGGAGTACAAAAAAGGGCCAGATGTGTTATGGGAAGTCGGTAACCTTGAGTACCTTGTAATTGAGTGTAAGAATGGGGCTACTGCCCCAACTATAAATAAGCATGACTGCAACCAACTGAATGGCTCAATTGTCTGGTTCGAAGAAAAATATGATAGTTCTTGCAGGTTTACACCTGTAATGATTCATCCTTATACAGTTTTCGAGTATGCTTCATCTCCTAATCGCTATATTAGAATTATTAACACTGAGAAACTAGATTTGTTAAAGTCAAGAGTACACGGTTTTGCCAAAGCACTAGCAGCACATGGCTCGTTTGGCGACACGAAGAAAATTGATGAGTTGCTTAACACGTACTCGCTAAAGGCTTCGACATTTGTACAAGAGTACACAGTGGGGTTCACAGTGAGATGA